A stretch of the Pan troglodytes isolate AG18354 chromosome 20, NHGRI_mPanTro3-v2.0_pri, whole genome shotgun sequence genome encodes the following:
- the TRIM28 gene encoding transcription intermediary factor 1-beta, giving the protein MAASAAAASAAAASAASGSPGPGEGSAGGEKRSTAPSAAASASASAAASSPAGGGAEALELLEHCGVCRERLRPEREPRLLPCLHSACSACLGPAAPAAANSSGDGGAAGDGTVVDCPVCKQQCFSKDIVENYFMRDSGSKAATDAQDANQCCTSCEDNAPATSYCVECSEPLCETCVEAHQRVKYTKDHTVRSTGPAKSRDGERTVYCNVHKHEPLVLFCESCDTLTCRDCQLNAHKDHQYQFLEDAVRNQRKLLASLVKRLGDKHATLQKSTKEVRSSIRQVSDVQKRVQVDVKMAILQIMKELNKRGRVLVNDAQKVTEGQQERLERQHWTMTKIQKHQEHILRFASWALESDNNTALLLSKKLIYFQLHRALKMIVDPVEPHGEMKFQWDLNAWTKSAEAFGKIVAERPGTNSTGPAPMAPPRAPGPLSKQGSGSSQPMEVQEGYGFGSGDDPYSSAEPHVSGVKRSRSGEGEVSGLMRKVPRVSLERLDLDLTADSQPPVFKVFPGSTTEDYNLIVIERGAAAAATGQPGTAPAGTPGAPPLAGMAIVKEEETEAAIGAPPTATEGPETKPVLMALAEGPGAEGPRLASPSGSTSSGLEVVAPEGTSAPGGGPGTLDDSATICRVCQKPGDLVMCNQCEFCFHLDCHLPALQDVPGEEWSCSLCHVLPDLKEEDGSLSLDGADSTGVVAKLSPANQRKCERVLLALFCHEPCRPLHQLATDSTFSLDQPGGTLDLTLIRARLQEKLSPPYSSPQEFAQDVGRMFKQFNKLTEDKADVQSIIGLQRFFETRMNEAFGDTKFSAVLVEPPPMSLPGAGLSSQELSGGPGDGP; this is encoded by the exons ATGGCGGCCTCCGCGGCGGCAGCCTCGGCAGCAGCGGCCTCGGCCGCCTCTGGCAGCCCGGGCCCGGGCGAGGGCTCCGCTGGCGGCGAAAAGCGCTCCACCGCCCCTTCGGCCGCAGCCTCGGCCTCTGCCTCAGCCGCGGCGTCGTCGCCCGCGGGGGGCGGCGCCGAGGCGCTGGAGCTGCTGGAGCACTGCGGCGTGTGCAGAGAGCGCCTGCGACCCGAGAGGGAGCCCCGCCTGCTGCCCTGTTTGCACTCGGCCTGTAGTGCCTGCTTAGGGCCCGCGGCGCCCGCCGCCGCCAACAGCTCGGGGGACGGCGGGGCGGCGGGCGACGGCACCG TGGTGGACTGTCCCGTGTGCAAGCAACAGTGCTTCTCCAAAGACATCGTGGAGAATTATTTCATGCGTGATAGTGGCAGCAAGGCTGCCACCGACGCCCAGGATGCGAACCAG TGCTGCACTAGCTGTGAGGATAATGCCCCAGCCACCAGCTACTGTGTGGAGTGCTCGGAGCCTCTGTGTGAGACCTGTGTAGAGGCGCACCAGCGGGTGAAGTACACCAAGGACCATACTGTGCGCTCTACTG GGCCAGCCAAGTCTCGGGATGGTGAACGTACTGTCTATTGCAACGTACACAAGCATGAACCCCTTGTGCTGTTTTGTGAGAGCTGTGATACTCTCACCTGCCGAGACTGCCAGCTCAATGCCCACAAGGACCACCA GTACCAGTTCTTAGAGGATGCAGTGAGGAACCAGCGCAAGCTCCTGGCCTCACTGGTGAAGCGCCTTGGGGACAAACATGCAACATTGCAGAAGAGCACCAAGGAGGTTCGCAGCTC AATCCGCCAGGTGTCTGACGTACAGAAGCGTGTGCAAGTGGATGTCAAGATGGCCATCCTGCAGATCATGAAGGAGCTGAATAAGCGGGGCCGTGTGCTGGTCAACGATGCCCAG AAGGTGACTGAGGGGCAGCAGGAGCGCCTGGAGCGGCAGCACTGGACCATGACCAAGATCCAGAAGCACCAGGAGCACATTCTGCGCTTTGCCTCTTGGGCTCTGGAGAGTGACAACAACACAGCCCTTCTGCTTTCTAAGAAGTTG ATCTACTTCCAGCTGCACCGGGCCCTCAAGATGATTGTGGATCCCGTGGAGCCACATGGCGAGATGAAGTTTCAGTGGGACCTCAATGCCTGGACCAAGAGTGCTGAGGCCTTTG GCAAGATTGTGGCAGAGCGTCCTGGCACTAACTCAACAGGCCCTGCACCCATGGCCCCTCCAAGAGCCCCAGGGCCCCTGAGCAAGCAGGGCTCTGGCAGCAGCCAG CCCATGGAGGTGCAGGAAGGCTATGGCTTTGGGTCAG GAGATGATCCCTACTCAAGTGCAGAGCCCCATGTGTCAGGTGTGAAACG GTCCCGCTCAGGTGAGGGCGAGGTGAGCGGCCTTATGCGCAAGGTGCCACGAGTGAGCCTTGAACGCCTGGACCTGGACCTCACAGCTGACAGCCAGCCACCCGTCTTCAAGGTCTTCCCAGGCAGTACCACTGAGGACTACAACCTTATTGTTATTGAACGTGGCGCTGCCGCTGCGGCTACCGGCCAGCCAGGGACTGCGCCTGCAGGAACCCCTGGTGCCCCACCCCTGGCTGGCATGGCCATTGTCAAG GAGGAGGAGACGGAGGCTGCCATTGGAGCCCCTCCTACTGCCACTGAGGGCCCTGAGACCAAACCTGTGCTTATGGCTCTTGCGGAGGGTCCTGGTGCTGAGGGTCCCCGCCTGGCCTCACCTAGTGGCAGCACCAGCTCAGGGCTGGAGGTGGTGGCTCCTGAGGGTACCTCAGCCCCAGGTGGTGGCCCAGGAACCCTGGATGACAGTGCCACCATTTGCCGTGTCTGCCAGAAGCCAGGCGATCTGGTCATGTGCAACCAGTGTGAGTTTTGTTTCCACCTGGACTGTCACCTGCCGGCCCTGCAGGATGTACCAGG GGAGGAGTGGAGCTGCTCACTCTGCCATGTGCTTCCTGACCTGAAGGAGGAGGATGGCAGCCTCAGCCTGGATGGTGCAGACAGCACTGGCGTGGTGGCCAAGCTCTCACCAGCCAACCAGCGG AAATGTGAGCGTGTACTGCTGGCCCTATTCTGTCATGAACCCTGCCGCCCCCTGCATCAGCTGGCTACCGACTCCACCTTCTCCCTG GACCAGCCCGGTGGCACCCTGGATCTGACCCTGATCCGTGCCCGCCTCCAGGAGAAGTTGTCACCTCCCTACAGCTCCCCACAGGAGTTTGCCCAGGATGTGGGCCGCATGTTCAAGCAATTCAACAAGTTAACTGAG GACAAGGCAGACGTGCAGTCCATCATCGGCTTGCAGCGCTTCTTCGAGACGCGCATGAACGAGGCCTTCGGTGACACCAAGTTCTCTGCTGTGCTGGTGGAGCCCCCGCCGATGAGCCTGCCTGGTGCTGGCCTGAGTTCCCAGGAGCTGTCTGGTGGCCCTGGTGATGGCCCCTGA
- the CHMP2A gene encoding charged multivesicular body protein 2a → MDLLFGRRKTPEELLRQNQRALNRAMRELDRERQKLETQEKKIIADIKKMAKQGQMDAVRIMAKDLVRTRRYVRKFVLMRANIQAVSLKIQTLKSNNSMAQAMKGVTKAMGTMNRQLKLPQIQKIMMEFERQAEIMDMKEEMMNDAIDDAMGDEEDEEESDAVVSQVLDELGLSLTDELSNLPSTGGSLSVAAGGKKAEAAASALADADADLEERLKNLRRD, encoded by the exons ATGGACCTATTGTTCGGGCGCCGGAAGACGCCAGAGGAGCTACTGCGGCAGAACCAGAGGGCCTTGAACCGTGCCATGCGGGAGCTGGACCGCGAGCGACAGAAACTAGAGACCCAGGAGAAGAAAATCATTGCAGACATTAAGAAGATGGCCAAGCAGGGCCAGATG GATGCTGTTCGCATCATGGCAAAAGACTTGGTGCGCACCCGGCGCTATGTGCGCAAGTTTGTATTGATGCGGGCCAACATCCAGGCTGTGTCCCTCAAGATCCAGACACTCAAGTCCAACAACTCGATGGCACAAGCCATGAAGGGTGTCACCAAGGCCATGGGCACCATGAACAGACAG CTGAAGTTGCCCCAGATCCAGAAGATCATGATGGAGTTTGAGCGGCAGGCAGAGATCATGGATATGAAGGAGGAGATGATGAATGATGCCATTGATGATGCCATGGGTGatgaggaagatgaagaggagag TGATGCTGTGGTGTCCCAGGTTCTGGATGAGCTGGGACTTAGCCTAACAGATGAGCTGTCGA ACCTCCCCTCAACTGGGGGCTCGCTTAGTGTGGCTGCTGGTGGGAAAAAAGCAGAGGCCGCAGCTTCAGCCCTAGCTGATGCTGATGCAGACCTGGAGGAACGGCTTAAGAACCTGCGGAGGGACTGA
- the UBE2M gene encoding NEDD8-conjugating enzyme Ubc12, translated as MIKLFSLKQQKKEEESAGGTKGSSKKASAAQLRIQKDINELNLPKTCDISFSDPDDLLNFKLVICPDEGFYKSGKFVFSFKVGQGYPHDPPKVKCETMVYHPNIDLEGNVCLNILREDWKPVLTINSIIYGLQYLFLEPNPEDPLNKEAAEVLQNNRRLFEQNVQRSMRGGYIGSTYFERCLK; from the exons atGATCAAGCTGTTCTCGCTGAAGCagcagaagaaggaggaggagtcgGCGGGCGGCACCAAGGGCAGCAGCAAGAAGGCGTCGGCGGCGCAGCTGCGGATCCAGAAGG ACATAAACGAGCTGAACCTGCCCAAGACGTGTGATATCAGCTTCTCAGATCCAGACGACCTCCTCAACTTCAAGCTGGTCATCTGTCCTGATGAG GGCTTCTACAAGAGTGGGAAGTTTGTGTTCAGTTTTAAG GTGGGCCAGGGTTACCCGCATGATCCCCCCAAGGTGAAGTGTGAGACAATGGTCTATCACCCCAACATTGACCTCGAGGGCAACGTCTGCCTCAACATCCTCAG AGAGGACTGGAAGCCAGTCCTTACGATAAACTCCATAATTTATGGCCTGCAGTATCTCTTCTTG GAGCCCAACCCCGAGGACCCACTGAACAAGGAGGCCGCAGAGGTCCTGCAGAACAACCGGCGGCTGTTTGAGCAGAACGTGCAGCGCTCCATGCGGGGTGGCTACATCGGCTCCACCTACTTCGAGCGCTGCCTGAAATAG